One region of Chloroflexota bacterium genomic DNA includes:
- a CDS encoding GAF domain-containing sensor histidine kinase, translated as MMTPSVPQLPLEAYRRLLDIARDLAATLDLESLLHRIVTAAAELSDAEAASILLYDPQRKILHFQTATNLSGALQETMQVPLEGSLAGLALRRRRPVRRQHAHTDPDHYGHLDKLTHIATESLIAVPLIANGEPIGVLEAVNKRSGAFSDADEEILTVLGAQAAVAIQNARLFLQADLIAELVHEVRTPLGAILAATQLLRFPQISEAQRRQAIDAIEREARYLNELTTTFLDLAALESGRARFHRERFAVAPLVDEVLQLFAAEIEAAGLTVETAIPHDLPPLEADRGKIKQVLINLVSNAIKYNRPGGKIRVAAYRENGHLVVTVSDTGVGIAPEHLKHLFEKFYRVPGSAQRATGSGLGLYICKRIVEAHHGHIRVHSKPGEGTTFIVDLPLTP; from the coding sequence TTTGCTGGATATTGCCCGCGATCTGGCAGCCACGCTGGATCTGGAATCGCTTTTGCATCGCATTGTGACGGCTGCCGCGGAACTTAGCGATGCTGAGGCTGCTTCGATTTTGCTGTATGACCCTCAGCGTAAGATTTTGCATTTCCAAACGGCGACCAACCTTTCTGGGGCGTTGCAGGAAACGATGCAAGTGCCGCTGGAAGGCAGCCTGGCTGGCCTGGCGCTCCGTCGCCGTCGCCCTGTGCGGCGCCAGCATGCCCATACCGACCCCGACCATTACGGACACCTCGACAAACTGACGCATATCGCGACCGAAAGCCTGATTGCCGTGCCGTTGATTGCCAATGGCGAGCCCATTGGCGTGCTGGAAGCGGTCAACAAGCGCAGCGGCGCTTTTTCGGATGCCGATGAAGAGATCCTGACGGTGTTGGGCGCGCAGGCGGCAGTGGCTATTCAGAACGCCCGCCTTTTCTTGCAGGCTGATTTGATCGCCGAACTGGTGCACGAAGTGCGCACGCCGTTGGGGGCTATTTTGGCGGCAACCCAACTGCTGCGCTTTCCCCAGATTTCGGAAGCGCAGCGCCGGCAGGCCATTGATGCCATCGAGCGGGAAGCCCGCTATCTCAATGAACTCACGACCACTTTCCTCGACCTTGCAGCGTTAGAGTCGGGGCGCGCGCGCTTCCATCGTGAACGCTTTGCCGTGGCCCCTTTGGTGGACGAAGTGCTGCAACTCTTTGCAGCCGAAATCGAGGCAGCCGGCTTGACGGTGGAAACGGCCATCCCCCACGATTTGCCGCCGCTGGAAGCCGACCGGGGCAAAATCAAGCAGGTGTTGATCAACCTGGTCAGCAATGCCATCAAATACAACCGGCCAGGCGGGAAAATTCGCGTGGCGGCCTATCGGGAAAACGGGCACCTTGTCGTGACCGTGAGCGACACCGGTGTGGGGATTGCACCGGAGCACCTCAAGCACCTGTTCGAGAAGTTTTATCGGGTGCCGGGCAGCGCCCAGCGAGCCACCGGTTCGGGGTTGGGGCTTTACATTTGCAAACGCATTGTGGAAGCCCACCACGGCCATATTCGCGTGCATAGCAAGCCCGGTGAGGGCACCACGTTCATCGTGGACCTTCCGTTGACGCCATGA
- a CDS encoding L,D-transpeptidase: protein MKPAALSRRDVLKLALLGLGGLAWRPLARMPQGAWPFIGLARITIPDVPLHREADLRSPRVLTYPRDTLVRVLAEVVSPHGPPRNPRWYRVPGGFLHTAYTQRVAVRLNPVAVAIPPGGRVAEVTVPFTQSWQRLPDGSRRPLYRLYYGSTHWVTGVKLGEHGEPLYEITDDLLKVPYEVYAPHLRLIPPEEVAPLSPDVPPGEKLLEVDLGTQETIAYEAGQEVRRMQISSGIPSDKPTDNGIPTRTPSGRFRIFNKFPARHMGNGDLTSSLEAYELPGVPWVSFFVKTGVAFHGTYWHDNFGMPMSHGCINMRNADALWVFRWSTPTYAPWDFESSGNGTRVWVHE from the coding sequence ATGAAACCTGCTGCGCTCAGCCGCCGGGATGTATTGAAACTGGCTTTGCTGGGGCTGGGGGGGCTGGCGTGGCGTCCGTTGGCGCGCATGCCCCAGGGGGCATGGCCTTTCATTGGCCTGGCGCGCATTACCATTCCTGACGTCCCTTTGCATCGGGAAGCCGACCTGCGTAGTCCGCGTGTGCTCACTTACCCTCGCGATACGCTGGTGCGGGTGCTGGCGGAGGTGGTTTCCCCGCACGGCCCGCCGCGCAACCCTCGTTGGTATCGCGTGCCTGGTGGTTTCCTGCACACGGCTTACACCCAGCGGGTGGCTGTGCGCCTCAACCCGGTGGCGGTAGCAATTCCGCCGGGAGGGCGTGTGGCAGAGGTGACGGTGCCCTTTACACAGAGCTGGCAACGGCTTCCCGATGGCAGCCGTCGGCCGCTTTACCGCTTGTATTATGGCTCGACGCATTGGGTGACGGGGGTCAAATTGGGCGAGCACGGTGAGCCGTTGTACGAAATCACCGATGACCTGTTGAAAGTGCCGTATGAGGTTTATGCCCCCCATTTGCGGCTGATTCCGCCCGAAGAGGTGGCGCCGCTCTCGCCCGACGTGCCCCCTGGCGAGAAATTGCTGGAAGTAGACCTCGGCACCCAGGAGACAATTGCCTATGAGGCTGGCCAGGAAGTGCGGCGCATGCAGATTTCTTCGGGCATTCCCAGCGATAAGCCGACCGATAATGGCATTCCCACGCGCACACCATCGGGGCGTTTCCGCATTTTCAACAAGTTTCCTGCCCGGCACATGGGTAACGGCGACCTGACTTCATCGCTGGAAGCCTACGAGTTGCCCGGCGTGCCTTGGGTGAGTTTTTTCGTGAAGACGGGCGTGGCGTTTCATGGCACTTACTGGCACGACAATTTCGGTATGCCGATGAGCCACGGGTGCATCAACATGCGGAATGCCGATGCGTTGTGGGTTTTTCGGTGGAGCACGCCGACTTATGCACCGTGGGATTTCGAAAGCAGCGGCAACGGCACGCGAGTGTGGGTGCACGAATAA